TGGGAAACTCAAGGTGAAGTTCGCCGGGATGCGACGAACTCTATTAAAATAGTGGAGTTCGTCGGAAGTTGCGGCAAACTTGTCCTTAATGCCAAAAAAAAAGATatctataaaattaaaattcaaataattaatttttggaaataattttttttatttatttcaaaaaaaagtcCAGACCCACCATATGCAGGTATAACACCTTTTAGCCTTTGAAGTATAACTttaacattatttttatattaaaatcttTTGTCCTTAAAAATACTgttatttatttgaatttttgtaATAAAGGACAAAAAATGGCTAATTTTAATGGATTATGAATGCCCAATTGAATTAGTTTTGAACATGATACTGTACTTAAAAAGTAGTGGTCAGAATTTATAATTACCTAGTTGAAGGCCTTTGCATTTTAAAATTATACGTTGACATTttgtatttgataaataaataaatttatgtgCTTAGACTTGTCTTTTAAAATCACCTTTTAAAGATTTTTCGAAACTCAATTGTACCTTTCAAAGTTGAAAACTTTATTCTACCTAATGTATTAgttaatataatattttgttcGATTTTTGTCTAACataattattttagaatttaagaataaatttatcaaatactatcatataatttttaaagtGTAAGACAGATAAgacttttaaaaaataccaGCAACACCAAGACATTTTTAATCAAAGTTTTAATCTGATAAAATAAATGTTTAATTGTTTTAGTGATTTATGGCCAAATGCACTCAACTTTGAGTTCTCAAATCTGCGTGTGACaagattttcaaattttttatgtattctTAGGAAAATGAAGACAATAAATAAGGGTAGAAATTTCTTAGACTACATTTGGAGAAGAGATTGAGATTGAGAAATTAAATCTCtgtattatatttattgtaAAGTATATAAAATTGTTTTATATCTCACTATTATGTTtgatttaagataaatatagagactgaaataaacaaaattacttaaataaCCATTTTCACCCTTATTTTGGCACTGCACCTAGGGCTGGAAGTGAGTCAAGCCAGCTCATGAGCTACTTCGAGCTCGACTCGTTAATAGCTCGATAAACTAAGCTCGTGAGCTAGTGAGCCAAGCTTGAGCTTGGAATtgagctcataaattaaatgagccGAGCTTGAGCTTGGATAAGCTCAGCTCATTAGCTCGTGAGCTGACTCGATTATATATACACATATCCTATATGcatttaatctatatttttaatattatatatatattaaatagtaatatataattatatatattaatgatcttaattatttaaaattttatatttattttttacatataattttaatgtaggacataaataaaaaatttataatttattgatagttcttttaaattttttttaaatatataagttataatttattgatatagaattatagattatgtatttatgtttctattatttgagCCAGCTCGTGAGCTTTTGGTGAGCCGAGCTTGAACTTAAGAAATAGGCTCGATTGTTAATGAATCGAGCCGTGAACTAAGCTCAATTTTTGTGAGTCGAGCTTGAGCTTGGTCTAGCTCGGCTCAACTCGGCTCACTTCCAGCCCTAACTGCACCCATTCACCCTGACCCACACCTAGATATGCGACACATCAATTGACCACTCCTTCCCTGACCACCACCGGGATTGCTCGTCGGAGATCGCTTGCTCTTCCTCGCATTCATCCCTCTTTGTCGTGTTCTTCTCGCCGCCAATCGTTTTCACCGTCAATTGTTCTCGTTGTTTTGTGTGCATTGCCTGCTTCTTGTTCTGCATCTCTGCATCAGTGACTAGAGCTGTTTGTTAGTGCATCCCTTCCATTCCTTGTTTGGCGGCGGCAACTCCTCTCTATCGCCGTCGTCTCCTCCTGCTTCCTTTCTCTCTCCTACCGCCTCAATTTTGTCTTatgttctcttttcttttctgattttaaaatttttttgtttatgagATTATTGAATCTGATTTTGAAATATGTTTACGAGATTGTTACTGTTCTTGGTATTATTGCTGTTAGTGGTGGTGGATTGATGATGACAAAGGTGTGGTGGCGAGTTTAGGGTTGGCAGAGGTGTGAAGAAGTGTTGGCAGTGAGGGATGGTAAGGGATAGACTTGGGATATGAAACTTTTAATGACGACATTTTAggaaataaatattaataaagttTCTGTTTCCGTCTCCAAAATTTCAATTCCTGTCTCCTGAAAGAATTGAAATTTTGTGTCTTAAGACTGAAATTTTAGTTTCAATCTCTGGTCACCAAATCTTAGTCCCAGTATCCCATTCCAAACGCTACCTTAGAGCTACATTTTATAAACATTTAAAATCTCCACATCTGTTTTCACTTTCATATCCAAAAAGACTTGTCCACAACTTTTGTtgtctaataatttttttttcccgAACAGTCCCGTTTTCTAATGTTAAAATTACTATCAACCACACTTAGGACTCATATTTAGCATTTTACTGTCCATGTAATTATATCCTAAAAAAATTTGCTTGCAAACACTACCATAGTGCTTGTGAAACATAATTGAATTAGACTTCTATCCAATCCACTCTGGTGCTCCATTTGTATGCAATAAGTTCTCCAAAAACATACATAATAAATAACATGATTACTAAAAATTTGACAGCTAAAACAAGCAGAACTGTGAATatgctcttgaatgtaatgcaCTCAGTGACATGAATCTTCTATGATAGGGATGCAATCTAAACACAAAATGATCTAGCTGATTAATGCTTGATTCTAAGTTCTCATTTTATATTCTAATGGATAGTGAAAAGGAGATTTTTCTGTCTAAAAATTGAGAACTCCCAAACAACCTTTAACATATACCTAACCCCATAAGTGCTAGCTCTTGCAAGTTCAGGTTTTGGAGAAAATGGGAAGGAGTGTGATGCTAAGTCCAATTTATACTTTAAACCCTTCTCTTACCCTTTACCTCtaaaatcaaaattcacaatatGGTAATATCACTCATCCActtaaaaaatgataaatttatttgcAAAAATGCCACAGGATATCTATAGAGTGCAACTAAGAACCAAGAGGATGAAACAGAAGAAATTTCATGGAGTATCTTAAATTCAGAAACTAAGACTATTATTCATCAAACCTATATATATTGATTGTAACTGACACAAGATGGGTTGCTTTGCAATATGCTTATTCCTAAAATTGAGGAGATTATAGATAATCTAAATTGAGAATGAAACAATCAAGTATTCAGATTATCATCAAATACAAACACAAATTCAGATCCAACAAAAAAAATGTCCAATCTATTTATCCACTAATAATGGACGAGGAAGGGATTCACTTGTACAATGACCTCACTTGTAAACATTCATGAGTGCAAGTAAATGCTCTTCCaccaaaaacatgaaaagttATTAGCTACTACCTTGTAGATACTAAACAACATATCACAATCAAGCATACGAAAATTCAAATCCTGTGAGTCTCTTTGTGACTAGACAGAAATGTAAGCAAAGTGTATCTCATAGGGAGAAACAGAGGTAATGACCATGTTGCAGGACAACAAAAcatttttgttatatttatgCAAAAAGTCAAAAACAATTCATCAAGATATATCATTTTATccgttttcaaaaattattggGAAAATAAAATCGGGGTATAATAAGAACATCATGACTCTAAAAAGTAACAATCCAAATATTAGTCCAATAAAATGGGCAAGGTGTAAGAAACAGCAAACTGCAAAAAGAGACGACGAGACATTGAACATAAATTACCCCCCAAAGCTATCACACTAAACCCTTCTCTAAACCTCCATATGAGAGATCCAATTATGAAGTGAAACAATTCAAACAGAAAACCAGAGTTTATGGATGGATTACCTGTATAAAAAAGACAGTTCTGTACTTAAGCATTGAGCAATGCCCTTCATAACTCAAAATCCTGTGCAATCATTGCAAAAACAGCACATAACaataaccaaaatcaaacaaaagAATTAAGCTAGATGAACCACATAACAGTTCATAAAAATTATAGAGaggtataaaaataaaataaatagtttcTTATATTCCCAGGTATATCCCACTGTGTATAACCCATAATTCCTTACAACTTATTGCCAAAAGGGGAGCTTATTTAAAGACATGTCCATCCCTAAAAAGAGTTCCTACTTAGAATGATCATATAGAAAATAATGTCTCCTCATCCATAAAAGGTACCACTACTACAAATTTTCAGTATTCATTCTCAAATTTTAAATCCCTTCAGCCCTATAATTAAATCAATCCTTCTTTACTACTTCTTGATCTTCCGCGGATGCTTCTTCGGCCCAGGAACCTCCAACCTACCAACCGAGCAGCCGCACCTAGCCCGGAGAACAAGTACAGCCCTTCCATTGATTGGTGCCATCTTCTTAAGCTCAGCTTCCAGCTCCCTATGATGATCACGAGGAAGCTCGAATAGACCCTTCTTAATGCCGGCAGCACCAGCGCCACCTCCTCCTCCACCATCCTTGCTCACAGAACCCGAATTCTTGACACAATCTTCAGTCTCCAACTGAATATCAAACTCTGCAGCCTTCCTCAAACCCTTGCAATTGGGGTTTCCACACTTCCTGCTAGTGCAAGCCACAACACCCCAAGTTGCCAATGCAGCACACACAATACTCATCACTATTGCGATATAGATCGAAGGCGCCACCGAAAACTCCTCTTTCATCACACAAAATACCACTTTTGAAACCCTTATGGAGGTTATAATCACAAGCTCTATGTAAgggaagaacaagtacaagatTGCACTGATAACCGCGATGAAGATCACAACATCAACTATGGCCAATCGAGATCGGTCACAAGGTGGAATCTGAAGCGAATTGgccgatgatgatgatgatgaaattGGAACCCTCCGATTCCGATTAAGGTGGTTGCTGCTGTTGTTTGGCCTCGATTTTGAGCCAGAATCCGAGGAGCAAATCGAATTCGCCATGGTGGAGTTGCAGAGAGAGATTGAGTTATGGAAATAGACCATTTCAAAGCAGAgatttaaagaaaataataataatccaaAGAAGACCAAACAAAAACCTCCAAATTTCAGATCAAATTCAGCAGTTTTAGACCGAAATCGGATCGACCCAGCACGCCAAAATCTGAAAAGATTGAAACTTTGAAATGATAGCAATCGGAAAGATCCAAGATTTTAAGGTCCCCTTCAGATGGATCAAAATCTCAAAACACAAAAAAAGGGACCTCTTTTCTGTATTTTGAAGGCGaattgaagaagaagtggtgatccaatgagtaaaagagagaaaaggaaGAGATATTTTGAAGTGTGTGGGAAATGGGTTTTAGTAGATGCCGGCTTCAGAGGGTTGCATAACatgaagaacaagaagaagagaggACAAGGAAGCAGGAAGAAGAGGGAGTCATCATTCACTGCTTTATTATCATCATATCAAATATGAAATCACTAAATCAGCCAAAACATaataataacttttttattttaattaataagatgAAAAGGGTAATATATGGAATAAGAAAATATATGACTAAGACACGTTTTGTGAGAGTGGCTCTGTGTATGATTGCGAAGGGGTGATGATGGGCTTCTTCTTGGATTTGCGTCTCTTTTCGAACAATTTTCAAATCATGTGTGAATGATTTTGTGGGCCATATCTATGGGCTTGGCCCACCCCACTTATACcgaaagtaaataaataaatatagtttATAAATTATAACTATCTTGAGTTGGACAAATTGTTAGTTCATTCGTCTACTTAAATAAGTATTGGAGTTTGAATTTCATTTTGCATATACAGTAATTCATTGACTAGCAGTAGACTCTTAAATGAAACTTAGATTAACGatggattatttttttatctgtCAGATTGGGAATACTCTGGAcaaccaaaaaataaataaaatttatcgcTATTTGCtaaatcttaaaatattttacataatcgTCTAATTACATTCATTCTAATTACATAAGAGAGATAATGTGTCACATTTGgctctacaacaaaatgtaggTTGGTGAGATTGTAGGGTGCCTTTGGTACACCAATATAAATATAATCACAAATTTATCACATGTTAATATgctatgataaaaaaaattattcacgATAAGATTTCATCATTTCTAAATCCAATGTATTGATTAATTAAACTATTGTTTAATCAtcattgaaaatttgaaataactGTTAGATAAAGAGTTTAAATTCAATTATTACCTGGTGTAAAACTTTTTCATGCTGTCAATAAACAAGAAGAAGCATATAACAAACAACTATGATAGATAGAGAATCTTTTTTCACTTATAATGAAATTATTTAGCCACTTTTAAACAAATAATCTATTTTCACTTAAGATTATGCTGTTTACTATAGCTGATGAATCTTGCCGGTTACccttatatatttttataaattattttgatacaaatattttttatgaacaAAAAGAACATAAATTGAAAGTCGACATAGTAAGAAGTTAAGATATtgttttttaattgttttaataatataataataaattgctTTTctcctaaaaatttaaaatattagataaaaattcataaatgattatatatattttattaatttattagtattttatctagaaattttttctttatacataCTAATAATGACTCTAATTAAAGGAATAATTTTTTTCAGTTAATAtcaattagtttttttaaattatatttttgtcttaaattttaattaaattttaaatttttaaatcttaaattctaaatcttaaaaaaaatgttaaaacataatttaatcaggattaaaaaaatcttaaaatactCGTTAACAAAaatgattaattatttaataattgacCTGGTTAATTAATAAGTGTTGACTAATAGTAACAAATTTAAATCCATATCCCAAAAGTTGCATATTGGCAAAGTTGATTCAAGTTAAAAGTCAATTCATGACAAGCCACTAAATCATCACTAACCCAGAAAGTGAAGGAACTTACGTTAATTGCGTGTCCCCCTTTTCAATTATTTCATTATTAATACTTAATAgtactaattaataattatattaaccTAATACTACTCATTATTAAACCAATCGTacaagaacaataaaaatagtTATTGCCACTTTGTGACTTCGTCTAGGAATTATAGTCCAAATTGTACATTTCCACTACTAAACGCATTATTAGGTTTTTTTAGTTATCCACCATATTTTTTAATCCGAGAAGTTAAAGATTATTTTGTTGtgaatttgaatttcatttaaaaatttattgttaaCTAATGAATTACTATATACAGTAAATAATATTCAAACTTCTAATCCTTACTTAAATAGATGAGTTAGCTAATCGCTCAATCAACTCAAGTTGGTTAAATACATTATTAgttataacaaaaatattatttgtatatcaaaatcaactattaaaatcagtcattaatatatttgtatataaatatatatgtaatttaattattttcaatgtatatttatattccaatatatattttatactgtaACTAATTTTGGTGACTGATTTTAATGTATACTTAATATAACTCTAATTATAAAACTCACATCACGCATCCAACCAGATCAGTTGCTTCTTGTGGGCTTCAGATTAGATTGCTAatagaaaaaaaggaaaaagtttaaaaacaaaaaattttaattataattagtcaaaattttttataatttattttatttatataatttaataataatttaattttttatctcatttttctattaatctatttatcatatttttatccGTTCCacttattaataatattaattataatattatatttttaattattagacatttttataattaatatgtaatattttttttataatttaaaatttatatttaaaaatataataaaaccaaataataataaaaaacgataataataatatgtattaaataatttaattataattgatttttgTTTCGGTTAATTCATGTATTATCATTCAATGGAGATAGCAAATGTGAAAGTATTGTACGTGTAACAGGGTTATCATTTGTTAGAAGAATCTTGAAGGCATATGCTCTTTCAAAAGCCAAAACTCATAACTTTAATTCAATTACCAAAACTCATAACTTTAATTCAATTACAAGTATAATTAGAATAAGTCAAGAAATTTTATAAGAAGTTGTCTTTATTATTGTAAATAATATGATATTTGAATTCGACCTTAATACACTATTTATGTTGGAAGGAGATTgaagaataatttaattaacaaaCGAACTGACTCATTCGATAAAATTATTGTTAGTCaaccaatttttgaaaatatgaaaaatcacACTAGCTTAAATGAAACATGGTAATAAactgatttaattttttttgtgtgtttaaATGtgcatttataattatattgtaaTAACTAAGTTCATACACATAATATTCATAAGTTCATATACATAACATCCCTAATTAAATACAACTaacatctaaaaattaaattcatgtttattatatatatccatagacatattattttttagttactGCATAAGTAACTATCAAATTAACAcatatatttttgaattatatcatacttgaatttgaaaaaatgtcaaattcaattgataaatttactcataacatcaataaatttatacatataacatccataatttcatattaataacatctataattttgtactcataatattcataattttataccTATGATgtctataattaataaaatttataattaatattatcaaattttaaactattcgtcttattgtattttttaaattatctcaTATATGTATTAATAGgtcattattttaattattttaatatttttatttaatatttatatgtatgtttatttattgattttaatatggcgagttaatattatttttaaaaatttattttaaatttatattttatatttaaatttattttttaatagtctATATGTAAAATATGAGTTTGATAGTAGAAgtggttaaaattttttaatttagcttcCATCATTTTTGCAGAGAAATTACATTTTAATGGATAATAATGTATTTGAGAGATGTTagagatttgatttgaaaaaaactgaaattaattttggaaaGAACATTAATGACTTCAGACAGTGACGGatccaaaaaattttgatagtgggggcgaaatatatataatatgaaaataatttttaggtTGAATTACTCTATTGCTCCCTATACTTTTgggaaatttttaattaggtccttgtactttttttccttttaattgagtccttacaccaatttttttttaattgggttcctacattttcttttatttgggtccctgcaccaattttttttagttgggtccctataaaattaagccaattaTTGCTaagagggacctaattgaaaaaaaaaattttagtgcagggacccaattaaaagaaaaaaagtatagggacctaattgaaaatttcacgaaactatagagaccaatagagtaattaaacctaattttcttttccatgattctgagcagcttcatcatccttttgagcttgattttCTGCATCACCATCTTCCAAAATGCTTTGcaccaagttagtatcacaaaatgtaacatgtatagactcttcaataattctagcatcttgatgataaaccctgtatgctttactagttgtggaatatcctacaaacaaacactcataagcctttggatcaaatttttccaaattttttttgttattcaaaacaaaacatttgcatccaaagatgtgcaagtaatctaagtttggtgggtagcctttccaaagttcataagtgaccccttatgaactttgagttcttcaaaaatttccttatgattgttctattcaaaatgtggcaagccgtgttaaccgcttcagcccaaaggaattttggaacattactctcacaaagcatagctcttgtcatctcttgtatgcttctatttcttcttttcacaacaccattttgttgtggtgtccttggacaagagaagttgtgggatattccaaattcttcacaaaaggattcaaacaaattattttcaaattcagttccatgatcgcttcttatagaagagattttcaaatccttttcattttgaattttcttgcaaaaaggttcaaaggccgaaaaggcttcatttttgtgtgcaagaaataaaacccaaccaaacctagtatagtcatccacaattactaaaccataatgtttaccacctaggctttgagttcttgttggaccaaataaatcaatgtgtagcaactcaagtggtcttttagtagagatgtcttcctttggtttaaaagaactttttgtttgttttcccatt
This sequence is a window from Arachis stenosperma cultivar V10309 chromosome 10, arast.V10309.gnm1.PFL2, whole genome shotgun sequence. Protein-coding genes within it:
- the LOC130956335 gene encoding uncharacterized protein At5g19025 — protein: MVYFHNSISLCNSTMANSICSSDSGSKSRPNNSSNHLNRNRRVPISSSSSSANSLQIPPCDRSRLAIVDVVIFIAVISAILYLFFPYIELVIITSIRVSKVVFCVMKEEFSVAPSIYIAIVMSIVCAALATWGVVACTSRKCGNPNCKGLRKAAEFDIQLETEDCVKNSGSVSKDGGGGGGAGAAGIKKGLFELPRDHHRELEAELKKMAPINGRAVLVLRARCGCSVGRLEVPGPKKHPRKIKK